One region of Prosthecobacter fusiformis genomic DNA includes:
- the xseB gene encoding exodeoxyribonuclease VII small subunit, producing the protein MSAPSQSEPSFEQAMERLEEIVVLMEGDRMPLDEMVTSYEEGMGLLKVCRQRIDVARRRIEVITADAEAKPIVAAFDPTSAELIEEKSKPAAPARKKKPAEVEEDTDDIRLF; encoded by the coding sequence ATGAGCGCCCCCTCTCAATCTGAACCTTCCTTCGAACAGGCCATGGAACGCCTGGAGGAAATCGTTGTTTTGATGGAAGGCGACCGCATGCCCCTGGATGAAATGGTCACTAGCTATGAAGAGGGCATGGGCCTTCTCAAGGTCTGCCGCCAGCGCATTGATGTGGCTCGCCGTCGCATTGAGGTCATCACCGCTGATGCAGAGGCCAAGCCGATCGTTGCGGCCTTTGACCCGACCAGCGCCGAATTAATTGAAGAGAAATCCAAGCCTGCCGCCCCCGCCCGCAAAAAGAAACCGGCCGAGGTCGAAGAAGACACTGACGACATCCGACTATTCTGA
- the pseB gene encoding UDP-N-acetylglucosamine 4,6-dehydratase (inverting), protein MIVSSARSILVTGGTGSFGQKCIRTLLADPSIKRIVIYSRDELKQYEMSQKFTDSRLRFFLGDIRDRNRLCRALERIDTVIHAAALKQVPAAEYNPMEFIKTNVLGAENLIEACLDAEVKNVVALSTDKAAAPINLYGATKLCSDKLFIAANNVKGSRDIRFSVVRYGNVMGSRGSVIPFFLDRRKTGVLPITDPAMTRFNITLEEGVALVQHALEKALGGEIFVPKIPSYRITDVAEAIGPDCVKPIVGIRPGEKIHEEMVTSTDAMQTIMTDRYYIIFPSSNQGLEATKKRFCDHHNGTSVPPDFAYNSGTNSEWMTVPEIRALIREHVDPSFDLT, encoded by the coding sequence ATTATTGTGTCATCAGCCCGCTCGATTCTCGTTACCGGAGGCACCGGTTCTTTCGGCCAGAAATGCATCAGAACCCTCCTTGCCGACCCATCCATCAAGCGCATCGTCATTTATTCGCGCGATGAGCTCAAGCAGTATGAGATGAGCCAAAAGTTCACGGACTCCCGGCTGCGCTTCTTCCTCGGGGATATTCGCGACCGTAATCGTCTGTGCAGGGCGCTGGAACGGATTGACACCGTCATTCACGCGGCCGCCCTCAAGCAGGTGCCCGCCGCGGAATACAACCCGATGGAGTTTATCAAAACAAACGTCCTCGGTGCTGAAAACCTGATCGAAGCCTGTCTCGATGCAGAAGTTAAAAATGTCGTGGCTCTATCGACTGACAAGGCTGCCGCGCCAATCAATCTGTACGGGGCTACCAAACTTTGCTCGGACAAACTGTTTATCGCCGCCAACAACGTCAAGGGCAGCCGCGATATCCGTTTCAGCGTCGTGAGATATGGCAATGTCATGGGTTCACGGGGATCTGTGATTCCCTTTTTCCTGGACCGCCGGAAGACAGGCGTTCTCCCCATTACGGACCCGGCCATGACCCGCTTTAACATCACCCTTGAAGAAGGTGTGGCCCTTGTCCAACACGCGCTAGAGAAAGCCCTAGGCGGCGAAATCTTCGTCCCAAAGATCCCCAGCTACAGGATCACCGATGTTGCAGAAGCCATCGGCCCAGACTGCGTAAAGCCCATTGTCGGCATTCGTCCTGGAGAAAAAATCCATGAAGAAATGGTCACGTCCACAGATGCGATGCAGACCATCATGACGGACCGCTACTACATCATCTTCCCCAGCAGCAACCAGGGACTGGAAGCAACGAAAAAGAGGTTTTGTGATCACCACAATGGTACGTCGGTGCCCCCTGACTTCGCCTACAACTCCGGCACTAATAGCGAATGGATGACCGTTCCTGAAATCCGGGCTCTGATCCGCGAGCACGTGGACCCGTCTTTTGATCTGACCTGA
- the pseC gene encoding UDP-4-amino-4,6-dideoxy-N-acetyl-beta-L-altrosamine transaminase has protein sequence MASDFLPYGRQSLDEADIAAVVDVLRSDFLTQGPAIPRFEKAVADWCGARHGIALSNGTATLHCAAQAMGLGKGDWLWTSPITFVASSNAGRYCGAQVDFVDVDPATVCLCPDRLEAKLQQAEKQGRLPKIVVPVHFAGQSCDMPRIHALSQKYGFRILEDAAHALGGSYEGERIGNCRWSDAVSHSFHPVKIVTSAEGGMITTNDEELAWRIGALRTHGITRESSRMQGESDGPWYYQQIELGYNYRMTDLQAALGASQMEKLDRFAQRRQELAELYDRTLAGLPLRPLARDPRGISGWHLYMIRLDLEAIAPLTRRQVFESLRAQNIGVNVHYIPVHLQPDYRQFGFQKGDFPEAERYYEECITLPMFPAMTDLDVMRVKEALCQALHAAA, from the coding sequence ATGGCCTCCGATTTCCTGCCTTATGGTCGTCAGTCTCTGGACGAGGCGGACATCGCTGCCGTGGTAGATGTGCTGCGATCCGATTTTTTGACCCAGGGGCCAGCCATTCCCCGCTTTGAAAAAGCCGTGGCTGACTGGTGCGGTGCACGCCATGGCATCGCCCTCTCTAATGGCACAGCCACGCTTCATTGTGCAGCCCAGGCCATGGGACTGGGTAAGGGAGACTGGCTATGGACCTCCCCGATTACCTTTGTAGCCTCCTCCAATGCTGGGCGCTATTGCGGAGCGCAGGTGGACTTTGTGGATGTGGATCCTGCAACCGTCTGTCTCTGCCCAGACCGCCTGGAGGCCAAACTCCAGCAGGCAGAAAAACAGGGTCGGCTGCCAAAGATCGTCGTGCCAGTCCACTTCGCCGGCCAGTCATGTGACATGCCGCGCATCCATGCCCTGAGCCAGAAGTATGGTTTCCGTATTTTGGAAGATGCAGCCCATGCATTAGGCGGCAGTTATGAAGGAGAACGCATAGGAAACTGCCGCTGGTCGGATGCGGTCTCCCATAGTTTTCATCCTGTGAAAATCGTCACCAGTGCCGAAGGGGGCATGATCACCACCAATGATGAAGAACTGGCTTGGCGTATTGGTGCCCTGCGGACCCATGGAATTACCCGCGAATCCTCCCGCATGCAGGGGGAAAGCGATGGTCCATGGTATTACCAGCAGATCGAACTCGGATACAACTACCGGATGACTGATCTCCAGGCAGCTCTGGGTGCCAGCCAGATGGAAAAATTGGACCGCTTTGCCCAACGTCGGCAGGAACTGGCAGAACTCTATGACCGCACGCTCGCGGGACTGCCTTTACGCCCCCTGGCACGTGATCCACGGGGCATCAGCGGGTGGCATCTTTATATGATCCGGCTGGATCTCGAGGCGATTGCCCCACTTACTCGGAGGCAGGTTTTTGAGAGCTTAAGGGCGCAAAACATCGGCGTGAATGTACATTACATTCCCGTTCACCTCCAGCCGGACTACCGTCAGTTTGGTTTCCAAAAAGGCGATTTCCCTGAGGCTGAGCGTTACTATGAAGAATGCATCACTCTGCCGATGTTTCCGGCCATGACCGACCTGGACGTAATGCGAGTGAAAGAGGCACTTTGCCAAGCATTGCATGCAGCAGCCTAA
- a CDS encoding class I SAM-dependent methyltransferase, producing the protein MPSILRKLFRQSKKNKVGKEQKYKGSVALTYLEKRAHKPDWHQECLYLASLMKLLPDGLRVLDVPFGTGRFLPFYLLKSWDVTGADISEDMLSVAREYNPPNLVSYKDCLSDVVSLPFAKAEFDLVISFRFLGYILTTEKAVEAVRKLSSLTRKHAIFGVQHLREGVPMGPKDKMGHRMYWKDVEALLLECGFSIVKKEEASSSEETCNTLVLLEKRS; encoded by the coding sequence ATGCCATCCATCTTAAGAAAGCTTTTTCGCCAGTCCAAAAAAAATAAAGTTGGAAAAGAGCAGAAGTACAAAGGGTCAGTAGCCTTGACTTATCTGGAAAAACGTGCCCACAAGCCGGATTGGCATCAGGAGTGCTTATACTTGGCCAGCTTGATGAAACTATTGCCCGATGGCCTGAGGGTCTTAGACGTTCCTTTCGGTACTGGTCGCTTCCTGCCTTTTTACCTTTTGAAAAGCTGGGATGTGACAGGGGCGGATATCTCTGAGGACATGCTCTCCGTCGCCAGAGAATATAATCCCCCAAACTTGGTTTCCTATAAGGATTGCCTCAGTGACGTGGTCAGTCTCCCATTTGCTAAAGCTGAGTTTGACCTGGTAATTTCATTTCGCTTTTTGGGCTACATTTTGACCACGGAGAAAGCGGTAGAAGCAGTCCGTAAACTTTCTTCGCTCACTCGCAAGCATGCCATTTTTGGTGTGCAGCATTTGCGCGAGGGTGTGCCGATGGGGCCAAAAGATAAAATGGGCCACCGCATGTATTGGAAGGATGTGGAGGCGTTGCTTTTGGAGTGTGGTTTCAGCATTGTCAAAAAAGAGGAAGCCAGTAGCAGTGAGGAAACTTGCAACACGTTGGTACTGCTGGAAAAGCGTTCCTAA
- the bamA gene encoding outer membrane protein assembly factor BamA translates to MRPFLVAVLLSVTSIGVQAQVSLDSPAATGRKIVREVDVVFKGAATMDPARVRAQMSTREGEPYTDESVERDLRTLYATGAVENVDINAVNVPGGVRVIVTISGRGGIAELGFLGNAAFDNAKLNKEIEIKVGDPVDDAKLTAAQQKILDLYSKKGFSDVVVTYDVTPSSKEGFSAVLFKIEEGGRGLIGDIRFEGNTAISDRTLRSKLTSKEKTFWRLWGKAGKLDNQAVLEDVRKIEEAYQDEGYVYVRVGYRREAVSDDKVSIVFEITEGGKYDVAAVVIEGITIFSQDELTPAIRMEAGFPYSGSDVRGDEKMIQDYYGSRGYADARVETRLSDAGPGMLNVTYSVYEGTKSYIRKVNISGNMKTEDEVIRRELPMSPGDELNTVQLETAQSRLENLNYFEGKSEANPLTIRPVSTEVEGFKDIEVNVTEKPTGSVNFGAGFSSIDSIVGFIDVTQTNFDITDWGDFRGAGQRFNMNIRYGPRRQDFNLSITEPWFLGQKLSFTTELFYRNMFYLSTENRYEQTNAGLSLSLRKPIGEHAYFETTYTLQNVSVDVQEDEDPSQLIRNEDGDFVQSKVDFGFVHDTRDSVFITRKGHKFEAGLMASGLGGDVEVWGANIGGQQFFSLPGDTILSFEGMARMVDGWGSSATGNGDVPIFERLFLGGANNLRGYDFREAGPKDSTGEPIGGNVSLYASIEYTFPIIEKVRGAVFYDVGYISTDITAEGGSVGTIENGGPIVGDGEIYSNVGIGLRMFLPIGPIRLDLGLPLVKDDFVGGSPRFQFNMGYKF, encoded by the coding sequence TTGCGCCCTTTCCTGGTCGCTGTTCTTCTGTCCGTCACATCCATAGGCGTTCAGGCCCAGGTTTCCCTGGATTCCCCCGCTGCTACCGGCAGGAAGATCGTCCGTGAAGTTGATGTTGTATTCAAAGGGGCTGCAACGATGGACCCCGCACGTGTCCGTGCGCAAATGTCCACTCGCGAAGGCGAACCCTACACAGATGAATCTGTGGAGCGCGACCTGCGCACCCTTTATGCAACGGGCGCAGTGGAAAACGTGGATATCAATGCAGTCAATGTCCCGGGCGGCGTAAGAGTGATCGTCACCATCTCTGGACGTGGCGGCATCGCTGAGCTTGGTTTCCTGGGTAACGCAGCTTTCGATAACGCCAAGCTGAATAAAGAGATCGAAATCAAGGTGGGTGATCCTGTGGATGATGCCAAGCTGACCGCAGCTCAGCAGAAAATCCTGGACCTTTACTCCAAAAAAGGTTTCTCCGATGTGGTGGTGACCTATGACGTAACTCCCTCCAGCAAAGAAGGTTTCTCAGCCGTTCTGTTCAAGATCGAAGAAGGCGGTCGTGGCCTGATCGGTGACATTCGTTTTGAAGGAAACACAGCCATCAGTGACCGCACTCTGCGCTCTAAGCTGACCTCCAAAGAGAAGACTTTCTGGCGCCTGTGGGGCAAAGCTGGCAAGCTGGACAATCAGGCCGTGCTTGAAGACGTGCGCAAAATTGAGGAAGCCTACCAGGACGAAGGTTATGTTTATGTGAGAGTGGGCTATCGCCGGGAAGCGGTGAGCGATGACAAAGTTTCCATCGTTTTTGAAATCACCGAAGGCGGCAAATACGACGTAGCCGCAGTGGTCATCGAAGGCATCACCATTTTCTCTCAGGATGAACTGACTCCAGCCATCCGCATGGAAGCTGGTTTCCCATACTCCGGCAGCGATGTCCGTGGTGATGAAAAAATGATCCAGGATTACTACGGCTCCCGTGGTTATGCTGATGCACGGGTGGAAACCCGCCTGTCTGACGCTGGCCCTGGCATGCTCAACGTGACCTATAGTGTGTATGAAGGCACCAAGTCCTACATCCGCAAAGTCAACATCAGCGGCAACATGAAGACCGAAGATGAAGTCATCCGCCGCGAACTTCCGATGTCCCCTGGTGACGAGCTGAACACTGTCCAGTTGGAAACAGCCCAAAGCCGTCTGGAAAACTTGAACTACTTCGAAGGCAAATCTGAAGCCAATCCTCTGACCATCCGCCCAGTTTCGACCGAAGTGGAAGGATTTAAGGATATCGAAGTCAATGTCACTGAGAAGCCAACAGGCTCCGTCAACTTTGGCGCCGGCTTCAGTTCGATTGACAGCATCGTCGGATTCATTGACGTGACCCAGACAAACTTTGACATCACCGACTGGGGCGATTTCCGCGGTGCAGGCCAGCGCTTCAACATGAACATCCGTTACGGCCCACGCCGTCAGGACTTCAACCTCTCCATCACGGAGCCTTGGTTCCTGGGTCAGAAGCTGTCTTTCACCACTGAGCTTTTCTACCGCAACATGTTCTACCTTTCTACCGAGAACCGTTATGAGCAGACCAATGCCGGACTTTCCCTCAGCCTGCGCAAACCGATCGGTGAGCACGCTTATTTCGAAACGACCTACACGCTTCAGAACGTCAGTGTGGATGTCCAGGAAGATGAAGATCCGAGCCAACTCATCCGCAACGAAGACGGTGATTTCGTTCAGAGCAAAGTGGACTTTGGCTTCGTGCATGATACCCGCGACAGCGTGTTTATCACACGTAAGGGCCACAAGTTTGAGGCAGGTCTGATGGCCTCCGGTCTGGGTGGTGATGTTGAGGTCTGGGGTGCCAACATCGGCGGTCAGCAGTTCTTCTCCCTTCCTGGTGACACCATCCTGAGCTTTGAGGGTATGGCCCGCATGGTGGATGGCTGGGGCAGTTCCGCCACAGGCAACGGTGATGTGCCGATCTTTGAGCGCTTGTTCCTGGGTGGTGCCAATAACCTTCGTGGTTATGACTTCCGCGAAGCTGGTCCAAAAGACAGCACGGGTGAGCCTATCGGCGGCAATGTCTCCCTCTACGCCAGCATTGAATACACCTTCCCGATCATCGAAAAAGTGCGCGGGGCAGTCTTCTATGACGTCGGTTACATCTCCACGGACATCACGGCTGAAGGTGGGAGCGTCGGAACCATCGAAAATGGTGGCCCAATCGTGGGTGATGGCGAAATCTATTCCAACGTTGGTATCGGTCTGCGCATGTTCCTGCCTATCGGCCCGATCCGTCTCGACCTGGGCCTGCCCCTCGTGAAAGACGATTTCGTCGGTGGCAGCCCACGCTTCCAGTTCAACATGGGCTACAAATTCTAA
- a CDS encoding translocation/assembly module TamB domain-containing protein yields the protein MSQPPPSPPPRRRFWKWCRRALYATLLLIIVLAVFHRPILRAVIRWVGPKAAASLNLPLSWQVEGSLWGDFKFANIETGGGEGHWLPVAKIGELSATYDWRLLKKGDLEHAVNRVTLHDVEAELDLGKLPASKKAEPASAKEKTPGKLPIVWPRTIDIKNVNAAITLADGGKLIVRGLTLQIGEGMPGILECREIRREPGDLALENIKADVVWESRRITIQNLTLPKAVVLERLAVNLQGLWETDASAAVDMQIGLGAARLGVEASASGLLQPPLLFQAKIQGRDLRSEELHTLGLPKDVFFENGTLDLQAAGDALKPVELGVDVAFSLANIRSKGATIDAVSMKATVKDGRAEVMSLQINRTENRLDLTAVANLPADVKDLATSPWTASLQGSLPKVTDFLDQPPQVLGKLMLNATAEGKGSVATKAQGELMGESLAFQTYKLTQLRTLFSLDGKQASVEIPGLELGVGNSITLNATMQMEDAMPVKASWQIRVSDPSALMKTTGLTPPPEPVAGVIELIGKASFNIQDLSAKNYNGLLADMNLSVNQGGYGEGRIQELSLRTHVEKGSAFLDSADVRFDAENVIKLTGQTLVLEPYTFQAKGDINMAQLTSLNSWLRTFKAPLMESGGLNGDLNITGRLQPWQCVGKVNLNASAVKTVAMPEAATLALETAFEGTVADLKHLEATLGPWRLAVKGTVDEKQARLAELKVWQNKTELVSGSATIPFDLTKADGADGQPMQVSLLAKDLRVDEILAAAGITSLPSGILNADIRVNGRLETAEGRIFVELKNVKVPNGPKAFQPATLRSETVLENKRIRTRSTFSQPPLQTLTAEGDLPLDLPALIKSPGALNDTPLNFRLQMPESDLSFLREYAPDMIRSIPGRLKLDAKIAGTVGKPVLTGGVDLDIKEVAWSKPDLPSVRSVRALIRANGQKVEIQEVSAVLAGGRVKLSGAVDATDVKNPGLNLSLEAREALVFRDPTTSVRANADITCRGTLQQSTVAGLVEVVRGRVFKEIDLLPVLKLPVDVPPVPVNTGRSEAKLTLPPIIKDWLFNVKVLTRDPVLISGNLASGAVSADVRLSGTGASPQLTGGANIDRLLLKLPFSTVKVTKGVVTLRPAHPFDPDLDIRGESRMGSYDITLYIYGDSTNPKTRFTSSPPMSESDIVTMLATGTTLDGSASELASEAATRAAFLFLSEFYRKTFNKKKVVREEPPRLNMTFNPSGADRSNDSVQASYDLSENWRVTGRFTQTGRMKALLGYVLRFGKAARAMDERPESSLASPATVSPMADPVPSAPEPPASAPAP from the coding sequence GTGTCGCAGCCGCCCCCGTCTCCGCCTCCTCGCCGCCGTTTTTGGAAATGGTGCAGGCGTGCATTGTATGCCACGCTCCTGCTGATCATCGTCCTGGCGGTCTTTCATCGTCCGATACTTCGGGCGGTCATCCGTTGGGTAGGGCCTAAGGCGGCGGCATCGCTGAATTTGCCTCTTAGCTGGCAGGTTGAAGGCAGTCTATGGGGGGATTTTAAGTTTGCTAACATCGAAACAGGCGGCGGTGAGGGGCATTGGTTGCCAGTTGCAAAAATCGGGGAACTGAGTGCCACTTACGACTGGAGACTGCTAAAAAAAGGTGATCTGGAGCATGCTGTTAACCGGGTGACTCTTCACGATGTGGAGGCGGAGTTGGATCTTGGAAAGCTGCCAGCTAGCAAGAAAGCTGAGCCAGCTTCTGCCAAAGAAAAAACACCGGGGAAATTGCCCATTGTCTGGCCTCGGACCATTGATATTAAGAATGTTAATGCAGCGATCACCCTCGCGGATGGCGGGAAATTGATCGTTCGTGGACTCACGTTGCAAATCGGAGAGGGGATGCCTGGTATTCTCGAATGTCGGGAAATTCGCCGGGAACCGGGGGATCTCGCGTTGGAAAATATCAAGGCCGATGTCGTTTGGGAATCTCGTCGCATCACCATTCAAAATCTAACGCTACCTAAAGCAGTCGTGTTAGAGCGGCTGGCTGTGAATCTTCAGGGACTGTGGGAAACGGATGCGTCGGCAGCAGTGGATATGCAGATTGGGCTTGGGGCGGCTCGTTTGGGAGTGGAAGCCTCAGCTTCCGGTTTGTTACAACCACCGCTCCTGTTCCAGGCGAAAATTCAAGGCCGTGATCTCCGCTCAGAAGAACTGCATACACTGGGACTTCCGAAAGATGTCTTTTTTGAAAACGGCACACTGGATTTACAAGCCGCCGGTGATGCACTGAAGCCTGTGGAACTGGGAGTGGATGTGGCCTTCTCGCTGGCAAACATCCGTTCAAAAGGGGCCACCATTGATGCGGTCTCCATGAAAGCAACGGTCAAGGATGGCCGGGCAGAAGTGATGTCTCTACAGATCAACCGTACGGAGAATCGCCTGGATCTCACTGCTGTTGCGAATCTCCCTGCGGATGTCAAGGATCTGGCCACGAGTCCTTGGACCGCGAGCTTGCAAGGCAGCCTTCCAAAAGTCACAGATTTTCTGGATCAACCGCCCCAGGTGTTAGGGAAACTGATGTTGAATGCCACCGCAGAAGGGAAGGGGAGCGTAGCAACGAAAGCACAGGGTGAACTCATGGGCGAATCCCTCGCTTTTCAAACGTATAAGCTGACCCAATTGCGCACCCTTTTCTCTCTGGATGGAAAGCAGGCCAGCGTGGAAATACCAGGCCTGGAACTCGGTGTTGGGAATTCCATTACCTTGAATGCGACCATGCAGATGGAGGATGCGATGCCCGTGAAGGCTTCCTGGCAGATTCGGGTTAGCGATCCTTCCGCTTTGATGAAAACCACGGGGCTGACTCCGCCACCCGAGCCGGTTGCTGGGGTCATAGAGTTGATCGGAAAGGCTTCCTTTAATATTCAGGATCTCAGTGCCAAAAACTATAACGGGCTACTGGCGGACATGAATCTTTCCGTCAACCAGGGCGGATATGGGGAGGGTCGAATCCAGGAGCTTTCACTACGCACGCATGTCGAAAAAGGCAGCGCCTTCCTGGATTCTGCGGATGTGCGCTTTGATGCCGAGAATGTGATCAAGCTCACCGGACAAACGCTCGTCCTGGAGCCCTATACTTTTCAGGCCAAGGGGGATATTAACATGGCCCAGCTCACAAGCCTCAATTCTTGGCTCAGGACTTTCAAAGCCCCTTTGATGGAGAGCGGCGGGCTTAACGGAGATCTGAACATCACGGGCCGGTTGCAGCCATGGCAATGCGTCGGCAAGGTGAATTTGAATGCCAGTGCAGTGAAGACCGTGGCGATGCCTGAGGCCGCCACTCTGGCTCTGGAGACTGCTTTTGAAGGCACTGTTGCCGATTTGAAACATCTGGAAGCTACTCTGGGGCCTTGGCGTCTTGCGGTTAAAGGGACTGTGGATGAAAAGCAGGCCCGTCTTGCCGAACTGAAAGTATGGCAAAACAAGACGGAACTGGTAAGCGGCAGTGCAACTATTCCGTTTGATCTTACTAAAGCAGACGGCGCTGATGGGCAGCCCATGCAGGTCTCGCTCTTGGCCAAAGACCTGCGAGTGGATGAAATCCTGGCTGCGGCAGGCATCACCAGTCTTCCTTCAGGCATCCTTAATGCGGATATCCGCGTGAACGGCCGTCTTGAAACCGCGGAGGGTCGGATCTTCGTCGAACTCAAAAATGTGAAGGTGCCCAATGGACCCAAGGCTTTTCAGCCAGCCACCCTACGATCTGAAACTGTATTGGAAAACAAGCGCATCAGGACCCGCAGTACCTTTTCGCAGCCACCTCTGCAAACGTTAACCGCAGAGGGGGATCTTCCATTGGACCTTCCCGCATTGATCAAATCTCCCGGTGCACTCAATGACACACCTCTGAATTTCAGACTCCAGATGCCGGAGAGTGACTTGAGCTTTTTACGCGAATACGCTCCTGACATGATTCGGTCCATCCCTGGCCGTCTTAAATTGGATGCGAAGATCGCCGGTACGGTTGGCAAGCCAGTCCTCACAGGTGGCGTGGATCTCGACATCAAGGAGGTGGCCTGGTCCAAGCCAGACCTACCCTCGGTTCGAAGTGTGCGCGCTTTGATCCGTGCCAATGGACAGAAGGTGGAAATCCAGGAAGTCTCGGCCGTGCTCGCAGGGGGGAGGGTGAAGCTTTCAGGTGCGGTTGATGCCACGGACGTGAAAAATCCAGGGTTGAATCTGAGCCTGGAAGCGCGCGAGGCACTCGTATTCAGGGATCCTACCACCTCCGTGCGTGCCAATGCTGACATCACATGCCGTGGTACGCTTCAGCAATCCACGGTTGCAGGGTTGGTTGAGGTGGTTCGTGGTCGGGTATTCAAAGAAATCGATCTTCTGCCAGTATTGAAGCTTCCTGTGGATGTCCCTCCCGTGCCTGTGAATACTGGCCGAAGTGAAGCCAAGCTAACTCTGCCACCGATCATTAAAGACTGGCTGTTCAACGTCAAAGTGCTTACCCGGGACCCGGTGCTCATCTCAGGCAATCTGGCCAGCGGAGCTGTCTCGGCAGATGTGAGGCTAAGTGGCACGGGAGCGTCACCGCAACTGACTGGGGGGGCCAATATTGACCGCCTTTTGTTGAAGCTGCCCTTTAGTACGGTCAAAGTGACCAAAGGAGTTGTTACCCTGCGGCCTGCGCACCCTTTCGATCCAGATTTGGATATTCGAGGTGAGTCTCGCATGGGCAGCTATGACATCACCCTTTATATTTACGGGGATTCGACCAATCCAAAGACTCGTTTCACCAGTTCGCCGCCCATGAGCGAATCGGATATTGTGACCATGCTAGCTACTGGTACCACCCTGGATGGGTCCGCGAGTGAGTTGGCATCCGAGGCTGCCACTCGAGCTGCCTTTCTTTTCCTCAGCGAATTTTACCGCAAGACTTTCAATAAAAAGAAGGTGGTCCGTGAGGAGCCTCCACGCTTGAACATGACCTTCAATCCTTCCGGTGCGGACCGCAGTAATGACAGTGTCCAGGCTTCTTATGACCTTTCGGAAAACTGGCGTGTGACTGGTCGCTTCACCCAAACGGGACGTATGAAAGCCCTGCTGGGATATGTCCTTCGTTTTGGCAAGGCGGCCCGGGCCATGGATGAAAGGCCTGAATCCAGCCTAGCCTCACCTGCCACAGTCAGTCCCATGGCTGATCCGGTGCCGTCGGCTCCCGAGCCGCCAGCTTCTGCCCCAGCACCTTGA
- a CDS encoding OmpH family outer membrane protein, with protein MIRLLTLALLTTSLTLASAADLKFGVVDMSKAFSEFHKTKKAAEDFKGNVDKAQKEMNDRWAVYKNLMNDMQKLKKEASDPIMTPDARAKKAAEFEEKGKELRTLEQEIGEQQNRRSSQLKQEDVQIRRGIYDEILVVVRDKAKVEGYDFIFDKSGMSLSTVPVLIYYKDAVDITDQIVVELNKAAEASPAPAAPAATE; from the coding sequence ATGATTCGTCTTCTGACTTTAGCTTTACTGACCACCAGCCTGACTCTTGCCAGTGCCGCCGATTTGAAATTTGGCGTGGTGGACATGTCGAAAGCCTTCTCTGAGTTCCACAAAACCAAAAAAGCCGCTGAGGACTTCAAAGGCAATGTGGACAAGGCTCAAAAGGAAATGAACGACCGCTGGGCCGTTTATAAGAACCTGATGAACGACATGCAGAAGCTCAAAAAGGAAGCCAGTGATCCGATCATGACTCCTGACGCGCGGGCTAAAAAAGCGGCTGAGTTTGAAGAAAAGGGTAAAGAACTGCGCACCCTTGAGCAGGAAATCGGAGAGCAGCAGAACCGCCGCTCCAGCCAGCTCAAGCAGGAAGACGTTCAGATCCGTCGTGGCATCTATGACGAGATCCTCGTTGTCGTTCGCGATAAGGCCAAGGTCGAAGGTTATGACTTCATTTTCGACAAGTCGGGAATGAGCCTTTCCACGGTTCCGGTTCTTATCTACTACAAAGACGCTGTGGATATCACAGACCAGATCGTTGTAGAACTCAACAAAGCAGCTGAAGCCAGCCCTGCACCAGCAGCACCTGCCGCTACGGAATAA